One window of Chlamydia sp. 04-14 genomic DNA carries:
- a CDS encoding FliH/SctL family protein: MSQSPGSLSDTEDSPERNKDWDEGFSQGFSEGEISGYDKAFQELLSLIQIFRKLSIRMLSEIEKVPQQLKPDLVELAVLTCEKFLYKKLDNVEELALLISSALQQHTSLRSLSPLKIFLHPEDHKKLNDWIATHEVPMIKHAEFLPDTSCKKSSYKMEVPSGILRQEIGEELDHLLSVLTA, from the coding sequence CTGTCTCAATCCCCTGGTTCGCTTTCAGATACTGAAGATTCCCCAGAAAGAAATAAAGACTGGGATGAAGGATTCTCCCAAGGCTTTTCAGAAGGAGAAATCTCAGGATATGATAAAGCCTTTCAAGAACTTCTATCTCTAATTCAGATATTTCGGAAATTATCGATTCGTATGCTTTCTGAAATAGAGAAGGTCCCTCAACAATTGAAACCTGATCTTGTAGAACTTGCTGTCTTAACCTGCGAAAAATTCCTCTATAAGAAATTAGACAATGTTGAAGAGCTCGCTCTCTTAATTTCCTCTGCCCTACAACAACATACATCTTTACGATCTTTATCTCCCTTAAAGATCTTCCTTCATCCTGAAGATCATAAGAAACTTAATGATTGGATAGCGACGCATGAAGTCCCCATGATTAAACATGCGGAGTTTCTCCCTGACACATCTTGCAAAAAATCCAGCTATAAAATGGAGGTTCCCTCAGGAATCCTAAGACAGGAAATTGGAGAAGAACTAGATCATTTGCTTTCTGTTTTAACTGCATGA
- a CDS encoding FliI/YscN family ATPase: MTHLNYEKSQLQYWQPYRTCGLLSRVSGNLLEVQGLSACLGELCRICTPKYPDLLAEVIGFHNQTTLLMSLSPMHYVALGSEVLPLRRPPSLHLSDHLLGRVIDGFGNPLDNKENLPKTHIKPLIAPPPSPMSRQPIQEIFPTGIKAIDAFLTLGKGQRIGVFSEPGSGKSSLLSAIASGSKSTINVIALIGERGREVREYIEQHSSGLKQHRTIIIASPAHETAPTKVISGRAAMTIAEYFRDQGHDVLFIMDSLSRWIAALQEVALATGETLAAHQYAASVFHHVSEFTERAGNNDRGSITALYAILHYPNHPDIFTDYLKSLLDGHFFLTNQGKALASPPIDILLSLSRSAKKLALPHHYAAAEKLRALLKTYQEALDIIQLGAYTPGQDKDLDDAVKILPSIKSFLSQPLSSYCQLENTLKELEALVNLE, translated from the coding sequence ATGACACATCTAAATTACGAAAAATCTCAACTTCAATATTGGCAGCCCTACCGCACGTGTGGACTTCTCTCTAGAGTTTCAGGGAATCTCTTAGAAGTTCAAGGACTATCGGCATGTCTCGGTGAACTTTGTCGTATCTGCACGCCAAAATATCCCGATCTCCTTGCCGAAGTTATCGGCTTCCACAACCAAACAACATTATTAATGTCGTTATCCCCTATGCACTATGTTGCTTTAGGTTCTGAAGTTCTTCCTCTACGTCGTCCGCCATCACTACATCTTTCTGACCATCTTCTTGGTCGTGTCATTGATGGTTTTGGAAATCCTCTAGATAATAAAGAAAACCTGCCAAAAACACATATAAAACCCTTGATTGCTCCTCCTCCATCTCCAATGTCGCGACAACCTATTCAAGAGATTTTTCCTACGGGCATTAAAGCTATCGATGCTTTTTTAACCCTAGGGAAAGGACAACGTATTGGGGTATTTTCAGAACCAGGTAGTGGAAAATCTTCACTATTATCTGCAATAGCTTCGGGATCAAAATCTACAATCAATGTCATTGCTCTTATCGGAGAAAGGGGCCGAGAAGTACGTGAATATATAGAACAACACTCTTCAGGATTGAAACAACACCGCACGATTATTATTGCTTCTCCTGCTCATGAAACAGCACCAACAAAGGTGATTTCAGGACGTGCTGCTATGACAATAGCAGAATATTTCCGAGATCAAGGTCATGATGTGTTATTCATTATGGATTCTCTATCACGATGGATAGCCGCACTTCAAGAAGTTGCCCTAGCAACCGGTGAAACCCTAGCTGCCCACCAATACGCCGCTTCTGTTTTTCATCACGTATCAGAATTTACAGAACGCGCAGGGAATAATGATCGAGGTTCTATAACTGCCTTATACGCTATCTTACATTATCCTAATCATCCGGACATCTTTACAGACTACCTAAAATCCCTCTTAGATGGACATTTCTTCCTTACCAACCAAGGAAAAGCTCTAGCTTCACCTCCTATCGATATTCTTCTCAGTCTCTCGAGATCAGCAAAAAAACTTGCCCTTCCTCATCATTATGCCGCTGCCGAAAAGCTCCGTGCCTTATTAAAAACATACCAAGAGGCTTTGGATATTATTCAATTAGGAGCCTACACTCCAGGACAAGATAAAGATCTCGATGATGCCGTAAAAATCCTTCCCAGCATAAAAAGTTTCCTTTCCCAGCCATTATCAAGTTATTGTCAGCTAGAAAACACCTTGAAAGAGTTGGAGGCATTGGTAAATCTTGAATAA